A stretch of Uloborus diversus isolate 005 unplaced genomic scaffold, Udiv.v.3.1 scaffold_882, whole genome shotgun sequence DNA encodes these proteins:
- the LOC129233989 gene encoding uncharacterized protein LOC129233989 produces MSVVKSEDVHKVPHYYLPHHGVVNENSTTTKLRVVFDASARTSNQHSLNDILLTGPKLQTHIFCNLITFRSYPVAFVADIAKMYRQIRIAEEDQDYQRIVWRNNQDEPLKIFRLNTVTYGTSAAPFLALRTLHQLCDDEKENFPIASELSRTHFYVDDLLCGAASVGEARSIIPEMIKFMESGGFPLRKWSCNYPEVIENLPDHMRASTDTHSFQNDVNQKVLGLEWNGTKDSLRVRAVLTEHSSSGEGGPRIICSHFNPGPGGPEQDVNCSWDKWSW; encoded by the exons ATGAGTGTCGTAAAATCTGAAGATGTCCATAAGGTCCCTCACTATTATTTGCCTCACCATGGTGTGGTTAATGAAAATAGCACCACCACGAAATTACGCGTAGTGTTCGATGCCTCAGCTAGAACCTCTAATCAACATTCTCTAAATGACATTCTTCTTACTGGACCTAAACTTCAGACTCACATATTTTGCAATTTGATAACATTTCGTTCCTATCCCGTTGCTTTTGTGGCTGACATCGCCAAAATGTATCGTCAGATTCGTATTGCTGAGGAAGATCAAGATTATCAAAGAATAGTGTGGAGGAATAATCAAGatgaacctctaaaaatatttcgtcttaaCACAGTGACATACGGTACGTCAGCAGCGCCATTCTTAGCTCTACGTACTCTCCATCAACTATGTGacgatgaaaaggaaaattttccaatTGCGTCAGAATTATCGCGTACTCATTTTTATGTCGACGACTTATTGTGCGGTGCTGCATCTGTTGGAGAAGCAAGATCCATAATACCCGAAATGATAAAATTCATGGAAAGTGGGGGTTTCCCTCTGCGCAAATGGTCATGCAATTACCCGGAGGTAATAGAAAATCTTCCTGATCACATGAGAGCTTCTACCGATACCCATTCCTTTCAAAATGACGTAAATCAGAAAGTCTTGGGTCTTGAATGGAATGGAACTAAAGACAGTCTTCGGGTTCGGGCAGTCCTTACAGAACAT AGCAGTTCTGGAGAAGGTGGTCCAAGGATTATCTGCAGTCACTTCAACCCAGGACCCGGTGGACCAGAGCAGGACGTCAACTGCAGCTGGGACAAATGGTCTTGGTAG